From Microtus pennsylvanicus isolate mMicPen1 chromosome 10, mMicPen1.hap1, whole genome shotgun sequence, one genomic window encodes:
- the Fcmr gene encoding immunoglobulin mu Fc receptor, producing MESGLQGTMCLWLWLLCFLPVPGMLKVLPEVQLDAEWGGSVIVKCPLPHPQTGVRMYLCREMTDPRICATVVSNSFVRKEYEGRAALLPWSDQKHFRVELRRLTESDNGVYACGVGGHTDRGKTQRITLNVHPVYDPFWEEEPPPELPPWFHRLLQEQIPSPLHEVEHVTSSESISEVTTPAPRTKAPPAHQPSSTVPVTHHPRVSRPSSMTAAKSPALLPAPTASKTSAQPALRPLAASYSHHTSLQGQRTPHHNPQYEREDQGLHIPVLEFHILIPAFLGFLLLVLLGLMVKRAVQRRKAFSRRVGRVAMRIRGREASRQFPAQRPGAPQRPRSQNNVYSACPRRAPIPDRVGPTETPLLSTPASAPPAPPQVLEAPWPHTPPLKTSCEYVMLGHQPAVNVEDSDPDDYINIPGPCHLPSCPPRPRSSCQ from the exons ATGGAATCTGGCCTCCAAGGAACCATGTGCCTTTGGCTCTGGTTACTTTGCTTCCTGCCAG TACCTGGAATGCTGAAGGTCCTCCCGGAAGTACAGCTGGATGCCGAGTGGGGTGGATCTGTTATCGTCAAGTGCCCACTCCCTCACCCTCAAACAGGTGTGAGGATGTACCTGTGCCGGGAGATGACTGACCCCAGGATATGTGCCACTGTGGTATCCAACAGCTTCGTCAGGAAGGAGTATGAAGGACGAGCCGCCCTGCTGCCATGGTCGGATCAAAAGCATTTCCGAGTGGAGTTGAGGCGGCTGACCGAAAGTGACAATGGAGTCTATGCTTGCGGTGTGGGTGGACACACAGACCGGGGCAAGACCCAGAGAATCACCCTGAATGTCCATCCTG TATATGATccattctgggaagaagagccTCCCCCTGAGCTTCCACCGTGGTTTCACAGATTGCTGCAGGAGCAGATTCCTAGCCCGCTCCATGAGGTTGAACATGTCACTTCTTCTGAATCCATATCCGAAG TGACCACACCAGCTCCCAGGACCAAGGCCCCTCCAGCTCACCAGCCCTCCAGCACCGTTCCAGTTACCCACCATCCCAGAGTTTCCAGACCATCTTCCATGACAGCTGCTAAGTCTCCAGCCCTCCTGCCAGCTCCCACAGCCTCAAAGACCTCAGCTCAGCCTGCACTCCGGCCCCTAGCGGCCAGCTACAGCCACCACACCAGTCTCCAGGGGCAAAG AACACCCCACCACAACCCACAGTATGAGAGAGAAGACCAAGGGCTGCACATCCCCGTCCTAGAATTTCACATCCTGATTCCGGCCTTCCTGGGCTTTCTTTTGCTGGTTCTTTTGGGACTGATGGTAAAAAGAGCCGTTCAAAGAAGGAAAG CCTTTTCCAGGCGCGTGGGCCGAGTGGCAATGAGGATTCGAGGCCGGGAGGCGTCCCGCCAGTTCCCCGCACAGCGCCCGGGTGCCCCGCAGAGACCACGCTCGCAGAACAACGTCTATAGCGCCTGCCCGCGGCGTGCGCCGATACCCGACCGAGTGG GCCCAACAGAGACTCCACTCCTCAGTACCCCAGCCTCAGCACCCCCAGCCCCACCGCAG GTACTTGAAGCCCCCTGGCCTCACACCCCACCTCTGAAGACAAGCTGTGAGTACGTGATGTTGGGCCACCAGCCTGCTGTCAACGTGGAAGACAGTGATCCAGACGATTACATCAACATTCCTGGCCCATGTCATCTCCCCAGCTGTCCCCCAAGGCCCAGATCTTCGTGCCAATGA
- the Il24 gene encoding interleukin-24 codes for MSSALQTLSCLTLILLLWNQVPGLQGHEFRFGPCRVEGVVLPELWEAFRAVKNAVQTQDGITSVRLLKPQVLQDVSDAESCYLAHSLLKFYLDTVFKNYYSKIAKLKLLKEFSTLANNFIAITSKLQPSKDQDMLPISGSARRRFLLFRRAYKQMDTEAALVKAFGEVDILLTWMQKFYQL; via the exons ATGAGCTCAGCTCTACAGACTCTGTCCTGTCTGACCCTCATCCTTCTTCTCTGGAACCAAGTGCCAGGGCTCCAGGGTCATGAGTTCCGATTTGGGCCTTGCCGAGTTGAAGGGGTCGTTCTCCCAGAACTGTGGGAGGCCTTCCGGGCTGTGAAGAATGCTGTG CAAACTCAGGATGGCATCACAAGTGTCCGGCTGCTGAAGCCTCAGGTTCTTCAGGATGTCTCG GATGCTGAGAGTTGTTACCTTGCTCACAGTCTGCTGAAGTTCTACCTGGACACCGTTTTCAAAAACTACTACAGCAAAATAGCTAAATTAAAGCTCTTGAAGGAGTTCTCCACTCTGGCCAACAACTTTATTGCCATCACGTCAAAATTGCAGCCTAGT AAGGACCAGGACATGCTTCCCATCAGCGGAAGCGCACGCCGGCGGTTTCTGCTGTTCCGCAGAGCATACAAACAG ATGGACACAGAAGCAGCTTTGGTGAAAGCCTTTGGGGAAGTGGACATTCTCCTGACCTGGATGCAGAAATTCTACCAGCTCTGA